From a region of the Halanaerobiales bacterium genome:
- the recR gene encoding recombination mediator RecR has protein sequence MNHYPRPMGRLIGELGKLPGIGPKTAQRLAFYILGLNKGEVKELSDALLDAKENIKFCSVCNNLTESDPCRFCKSPDRDQSVICVVESPKDVIAMEKTGEYKGLYHILHGAISPIDGVGPDDIKIQNLLPRLEEEEVKEVIVATDPNAEGDATAMYLAKLLKPLGVRVTRIAHGLPVGGDLEYADEVTLSKALEGRREL, from the coding sequence ATGAATCATTATCCCCGACCTATGGGGCGGCTCATTGGTGAGCTGGGTAAACTTCCAGGGATTGGTCCTAAGACTGCCCAGAGATTGGCTTTTTATATCTTAGGTTTGAATAAAGGGGAAGTCAAGGAATTAAGTGATGCTCTCTTAGATGCCAAAGAAAATATAAAATTTTGTTCTGTTTGTAATAATTTAACTGAAAGTGATCCCTGCAGATTTTGCAAATCTCCAGATAGAGATCAATCTGTGATATGTGTAGTGGAAAGTCCTAAAGATGTAATAGCTATGGAAAAAACAGGTGAATATAAAGGGCTTTACCACATATTACATGGTGCTATTTCACCAATAGATGGAGTTGGCCCTGATGACATAAAAATCCAAAATCTATTACCTCGCCTGGAAGAGGAAGAAGTAAAAGAGGTTATAGTTGCTACTGATCCAAATGCTGAAGGTGATGCTACTGCAATGTATCTAGCAAAACTTCTTAAACCACTCGGGGTAAGAGTTACTAGAATTGCTCATGGTCTACCTGTAGGTGGAGACCTTGAGTATGCTGATGAAGTTACACTTTCTAAAGCACTTGAAGGTAGAAGAGAATTATAA